One window from the genome of Carnobacterium viridans encodes:
- a CDS encoding YcxB family protein, which yields MTDPSAKEKEIYVNVDISEKEYVRASLYLAKKNILILYSGTFFLLATAFYLLSFGQNQLSSLVIAIIATLFVLILSFYRTIWMYRKKFKKDRLLKENVTYKIDLKGLEASRERGSIFMSWSDYNSIKEYQDLFLLYISDTQAQIIPERCFQTEEDKQHFKLLIANNK from the coding sequence GATCCTTCTGCAAAGGAAAAAGAGATTTATGTCAATGTTGATATTTCCGAGAAAGAATATGTACGAGCTAGTTTATATCTAGCTAAAAAAAATATTCTTATTCTTTATTCTGGCACTTTTTTTTTATTAGCTACTGCGTTCTATTTATTATCTTTTGGTCAAAACCAATTATCAAGCTTAGTTATTGCAATTATTGCTACTTTATTTGTCCTTATTCTAAGCTTCTATCGTACCATTTGGATGTACAGAAAGAAATTTAAAAAAGATCGTTTGTTAAAAGAAAACGTTACTTATAAAATTGATTTAAAAGGACTTGAAGCTTCTAGAGAGCGAGGCTCTATTTTTATGTCTTGGAGCGACTATAACTCTATAAAAGAATACCAAGACTTATTTCTTCTCTATATTTCAGATACACAAGCTCAAATTATTCCGGAACGCTGTTTTCAGACAGAAGAAGATAAACAACATTTTAAACTTTTAATTGCTAATAATAAATAA